In Pongo pygmaeus isolate AG05252 chromosome 13, NHGRI_mPonPyg2-v2.0_pri, whole genome shotgun sequence, one genomic interval encodes:
- the RNF183 gene encoding E3 ubiquitin-protein ligase RNF183: MAEQQGWELEAECPVCWNPFNNTFHTPKMLDCCHSFCVECLAHLSLVTPARRCLLCPLCRQPTVLASGQPVTDLPTDTAMLTLLRLEPHHVTLEGRQLCLKDQPKSRYFLRQPRVYTLDLGPQPGGQTGPPLDTASATVPTPIRIPSHYSLRECFRNPQFRIFAYLMAVILSVTLLLIFSIFWTKQFLWGVG, encoded by the coding sequence ATGGCTGAGCAGCAGGGCTGGGAGCTTGAGGCCGAGTGCCCCGTCTGCTGGAACCCCTTCAACAACACGTTCCATacccccaaaatgctggattgCTGCCACTCCTTCTGTGTGGAATGCCTGGCGCACCTCAGCCTGGTGACTCCAGCCCGGCGCTGCCTGCTGTGCCCGCTCTGTCGCCAGCCCACCGTGCTGGCCTCAGGGCAGCCTGTGACTGACTTGCCCACGGACACTGCCATGCTCACCCTGCTCCGCCTGGAGCCCCACCATGTCACCCTGGAAGGCCGTCAGCTGTGCCTCAAGGACCAGCCCAAGAGCCGCTACTTCCTGCGCCAGCCTCGAGTCTACACACTGGACCTTGGCCCCCAGCCTGGGGGCCAGACTGGGCCGCCCCTAGACACGGCCTCTGCCACTGTGCCTACGCCCATCCGCATCCCCAGCCACTACTCTCTGAGGGAGTGTTTCCGCAACCCTCAGTTCCGCATCTTTGCCTACCTGATGGCCGTCATCCtcagtgtcactctgttgctcatATTCTCCATCTTTTGGACCAAGCAGTTCCTTTGGGGTGTGGGGTGA